Within Acaryochloris thomasi RCC1774, the genomic segment GCTTTCAACATAATAGAAATGCTTTTGGCCTGGAACTAACCCTGTGACAGTTGCTGCATGCCTCCAGACCAAACGCAGCTGGGGAGCCTCTGTCATCTGGAGTGTGGAGTCTAGACGGGACTGAGCGTCTTCACGCGCGCGCGTGAGCTGTGTCGTTGTTGCCCTCTGCTCTAGCCCTTCGCCATAGATGACTCGGTGTTTGATGCCTCGAAATTCAGTGAACCAGGCCACCGTAATTGAAGTGGATGTCGGCTGCAGGAGCCACGGATCAGTGAGGAGCTGAGGGGCCCGAAGTGGCGTCATCATGATGAAGTCCAATTTTTGAGGCGTTCAGTCAGGGTAAAATTCACAAGGCGCTGTCGAATGATAGGCGATAGCACCGATAACGTCATGCTCAACGTAACGCTGAATTCATCTCTATGTCTATTGCCTGGCAGTCGGTCAAAACCTACGAAGATATTCTCTACCACAAAGCAGATGGCATTGCGAAAATCACGATTAATCGGCCCCACAAACGCAATGCTTTCCGGCCCCAAACCGTCTTTGAAATGTATGCCGCTTTTACCGATGCCCGCGAAGACCCCAAGATTGGCGTTATTCTACTGACCGGAGCCGGTCCTCACACAGACGGCAAGTATGCTTTTTGCTCTGGGGGTGACCAAAGTGTGAGAGGTGAGGCTGGATACGTCGATGAATCAGGTGTTCCGCGCCTAAATGTTTTAGATTTGCAGCGCCTGATCCGGTCGATTCCTAAGGTCGTCATTGCGCTAGTGGCAGGCTATGCAATTGGAGGCGGTCACGTGCTTCATGTGATCTGCGATCTGACGATTGCGGCTGACAACGCTATTTTCGGCCAAACCGGTCCTAAAGTGGGAAGCTTTGATGGTGGATTCGGAGCTAGCTATCTTGCTCGACTCGTGGGGCAGAAGAAGGCCCGTGAAATCTGGTTCCTCTGCCGTCAGTATAGTGCCCAAGAGGCAATGGAGATGGGCTTAGTAAACTGCGTTGTCCCTATCGCTGAACTCGAAGCTGAAGGCGTACGCTGGGCTAATGAGATTCTAGATAAAAGTCCGCTGGCGATTCGCTGTCTCAAATCTGCCTTTAATGCAGACTGTGACGGTCAAGCAGGGCTACAAGAGTTGGCGGGCAATGCAACGATGCTGTACTACATGAATGAAGAAGGCAGTGAAGGCAAGTCTGCTTTTTTAGAGAAGCGCGATCCAAATTTTCGAC encodes:
- the menB gene encoding 1,4-dihydroxy-2-naphthoyl-CoA synthase, producing MSIAWQSVKTYEDILYHKADGIAKITINRPHKRNAFRPQTVFEMYAAFTDAREDPKIGVILLTGAGPHTDGKYAFCSGGDQSVRGEAGYVDESGVPRLNVLDLQRLIRSIPKVVIALVAGYAIGGGHVLHVICDLTIAADNAIFGQTGPKVGSFDGGFGASYLARLVGQKKAREIWFLCRQYSAQEAMEMGLVNCVVPIAELEAEGVRWANEILDKSPLAIRCLKSAFNADCDGQAGLQELAGNATMLYYMNEEGSEGKSAFLEKRDPNFRQFPWRP